DNA sequence from the Neisseria mucosa genome:
TCTTCTTCCCCGGACAAGGCTCACAAAGCCTAGGCATGATGAACGGTTTTGCCGAGCAAACCATCGTTAAAGCCACATTTGAAGAAGCTTCCGCCGTATTGGGTCAAGACCTGTGGGCAATGATTAACGGCGAAGATGCCGAATTAATCGGTCAAACCGTCAACACCCAGCCCATCATGCTGGCTGCCGGCATTGCCACCTACCGCGCCTACTTGGAAGCCGGCGGAAAAACCCCTTCCGTCGTTGCAGGCCACAGCCTCGGCGAATACACCGCCCTCGTCGCCGCCGGCGCATTGGATTTTGCAGACGCAGTCAAACTGGTCCGCCTGCGCGCCGAACTCATGCAATCTGCCGTACCGCAAGGCGTAGGTGCAATGGCCGCTATTTTGGGTTTGGAAGACGAACAAGTCAAAGCCATTTGTGCCGAAGCCGCACAAGGCGAAGTCGTTGAAGCCGTCAACTTCAACTCCCCAGGCCAAGTCGTGATTGCCGGCAATACCGCCGCAGTCGAACGCGCCATGGCCGCCGCCAAAGAAGCCGGAGCCAAACGCGCCCTACCGCTGCCCGTTTCCGTTCCCTCACATTGCAGCCTCATGAAGCCCGCAGCGGAAAAACTTGCCGAAGCATTGAAAGACATCACCATCAAACAACCGCAAATCCGCGTCATTCATAACGCCGATGTTGCCTCTTATGATGATGCCGACAAAATCAAAGATGCCCTAGTACGCCAACTGTACAGCCCGGTGCGCTGGACAGAAACCGTCAACGCGCTTGTTTCCGAAGGCATCACCGAATCCGCCGAATGCGGCCCCGGCAAAGTCCTCGCAGGCCTCGCCAAACGCATTAACAAAGAAGCCGTATGCAGCGCATTGACCAATGCCGACCAAGTGGCTGCATTTATCGAAGCCCACTAAAACGTTTTCAGACGGCTTTATCCTGTCAGGCAAGGCCGTCTGAAAAATCAGCTCCACTCCAATCCGAATACATTATGAAAAAAACCATTATTCTTGCCGTTCCCTACATGTACGGACTGGATCAATGTATCGAAAAAAATCTGCGTTTTCTTGGTTTTGAGGTCATCAACCTGTGCTATGACGACCGGGATTCCTATTACCCGAACTTGGGCAGCAGACTCAAAAACCTCTACCACAAACACATCACCAAAGACGGCAACTATAAAAAATACCTCAAATACAGCCGCCACCTCGACGACATTCAGCAAAAATTGGCCTCGCTAAACGGTAAAAAAGCCGACTATGCGCTCTGTATCCGCGCCAATATTTACCCCAAAGAAATCATCGCCACCATCCGCGAATACAGCAATGTTTGCGTGAATTATCAATGGGATGGCGTAGGTCGTTTCCCAGATATTATTGAATATTTGGATTATTTTGACCAATGTTGGGTTTTCGATCCCGACGATATTCAAAAATATCCACAATGCCGTTTCAAAGCCACCACCAATTTTTACTTTGACTTTCCTGTGGCGGAATATGCGCCTACCAACAAACTCTACTTTTTGGGTGGCTATGAACTCCGACGCGAAGAGCAAACCAAACGCTTTATCCAAGAAACCGAACGCCTCAACCTACCCTTGGATTTCCATATCTACTGCAAAGATGACAGGGCCGAAAAAGCCTTCGGACACAACGGCATCCGCTATCTCAACCGCAGCAGCATCCTCAGCTTTGAAGAAAACCTCAGCCAAGTGCAAAGTTGCGGCGCAGTCGTCGATTTTGCACAATTCGAACATTACGGCTTATCATTCCGTATCTTTGATGCGTTGCGTTTCGATAAAAAACTGATTACCACCAACAAACATATCTTGGAGACCGACCTATACCACCCAGACCGCGTGTTCTTATGGGACGGCGGTAGTTTAGACGCATTGCCTGAATTTTTGGCACGCCCGTATCAGCAACCTGCCCCTGAAATCAAAGCCTATTATTCATTTACACAATGGCTGAACCGCCTACTCGGCATTGATTAACCCTATGCCGATAGCAAATATCCCTATCTGACAAAATATTATATTGAATACATTATGAGTAAGAAAAAAGTCATTCTCGCCATGCCGGAACTCTTCAAAATCCACGAACTCATTATTGAGAACTTAGAGAAATGCGGATTTGAAGTGCTGTCTCTGACCTATGAAGAAAAAGAGTTCAAATACAAAAATGTATTTCAACGGCTGAAAAAATCTGGTATCGAAATATTCTTGGACAAAAAGACTTCAAAAAACGGACCATGTTCCACGCCGTAGAAGAACGCCTCAATACCCTGTTAAGCGAACATCCCGAACAAGCGGATTATTGCTTCATGATTTGGCTGGGCGCCTATCCAAAAGACTTTATCGCCAAGCTCAGAGCGCATTCCAAATTAATGGTGTACTACAACTGGGAAGCCCTGACCTTCTTAAAAGAAGACTTCGACAACATCGAATTTTTCGACAAATTTTACTTTTTCGATCCGTTTGACCAGGGCAAACATCCCGAATACACCGAAAAACTCTTTCCAACCACCAGCTTCTACTTTGACTGCTTCAGGCCGTCTGAAAACCCGCAAAACAAAATCTTGTTTATCGGCTCGTACGCTGCCGACCGCAACAACGACATCCGCGCATTTTGCGAAGCTGCACGTTCAATCGGTTTAGAAATAGATTTCCGCTTGGCCAGCAAGAAAATCGAAGAAGAAAAAGCGGCTTTGGGCATTCCAGAAGTCGAGTTTTTCTCCTTTGAAAACGCCCTCTCCTATCGTCAAAACTTAGAAGAAGCGGCCCAATCCTCCGTATTGGTGGATTTCCTCAACCGCAAGCACTACGGCCTCTCTTTGCGGATTTTCGAAGCGATTGGTTTGGACAAAAAACTGATTACAACCAATCCGACCATCGTACATTACGATTTTTATCACCCGAACAATATGTTCTACTGGGACGGAAGCAACCTTAAAGAACTCAAAGCCTTCCTGACCTTGCCGTATGTACCGCTTGCCCCAGGCTTGAAGCACAAATACAGCTTCAGCAACTGGATCAGCTGCGCCTTTAACATCGAACCCAACATCCCCATTACCCTGCCCCAAGCGGACCCGTCCATTTTGGAGAAACAGCATGTTTGAAAAAGAAAAACTACTAACTGCCGTCCTGCCAGTCAGACAAAGGCCGCCTGAAAAAAACACACGGCACATCGTCTATGCAGCCGATCAAAATTACATCCGACATATCGGCACATCTATGCTTTCCGTATTGGAAAACAACCACTTCCCCATCCACTTCCACCTACTGGTCAGCGGATCGGAAAGCTACGACTTCAGCATTTTCAACCATCTCGAAACCATCAACCCCAACTATGCAGTAACGGTTTACCATCTCAACACCGAATACTTTACCACCCTGCAAACCAACGGCTATTTCACCATAGCCATGTACTACCGCATGTGCATACCTGCCATACTTGGCGGCATCAGCGATACTGCTCTTTATCTCGACACCGACGTATTATGCTTGGGTGACATCTCCGAACTCTTTACCATAGACCTTACAGGCCAACTCGTCGCGGCAGCTCCCGATACCATGTTCCGCGCTTATATCTGCAAGCTAAATCCTGTCGGCTTCAACGACACCGCCCCCTACTTCAATTCCGGCGTATTACTGTTCAACATCCAAAACTGGAACGATTCACAAACAGACAATATATTACAAAACAAAATAGAAGCCGTGGAAAATGCCAACATCCGCCTATCATGCCCCGACCAAGACATCCTCAACCTTACTTGTATCAATAAAATCCGCTGGCTTCCCGATACATACAACTGGATACATTGGCAAAAAAAAGCCTATGAATTAAACAAAAACCCAAATGCAATCAAGCTCGTACACTTTACCGGCCACGTCAAACCATGGCACGTCTTAGGTTTCCATCCCGTTTACGACCGCTACTATCAAAAGTCGCCTTGGAACGAAGGATATATCCATCAACCGTTAAACACATGGCTGCCCTTCCCTAAGCCTTACCAAGCCTTCAAACAAGCCGCCAAAAGACTTTCAAAGCAAGGGGATAAAAAACAAGCCTGGGCATATTACAAAGAATACCTGCTCAGAAAAATCAATCCGAACAGATTCAAAGCACCAGATTTTTAACTGTCAAATAGAAAGTTCAGACGGCCTACTTAAGAAAATTAGATTAAAAAACCTATTCGTGGTATAAGGCCGTCTGAAACCATTTTTCCAATCGCAATTAAGGAATAAAACATGAGTACACAAGATTTGAGCGGCAAAATTGCTTTAGTAACCGGCGCATCGCGCGGTATTGGTGCGGCGATTGCCGATACTTTGGCTGCGGCCGGTGCAAAAGTTATCGGCACGGCCACCAGCGAAAGCGGCACGGCTGCAATTAGCGAGCGCTTGGCGCAATGGGGCGGCGAAGGCCGTGCATTGAATTCTGCCGAACCTGAAACCATTGAAAACCTGATTGTCGACATCGAGAAAGAATTCGGCAAACTGGATATTTTGGTCAATAACGCCGGCATTACCCGCGACAACCTCCTGATGCGCATGAAAGAGGAAGAATGGGACGACATCATGCAGGTCAACCTCAAATCCGTCTTCCGCGCTTCTAAAGCCGTATTGCGCGGCATGATGAAACAGCGTGCAGGCCGCATTATCAACATCACATCCGTTGTCGGCGTGATGGGCAATGCCGGTCAAACCAACTATGCAGCCGCAAAAGCAGGCTTGATCGGTTTCTCCAAATCTATGGCGCGCGAAGTTGGCAGCCGCGGCATTACCGTCAACTGCGTCGCCCCCGGCTTTATCGACACCGATATGACCCGCGCGCTGCCTGAAGAAACCCGCAAAACCTTTGAAGCGCAAACTTCTTTGGGCAAATTCGGCGAAGCGCAAGATATTGCCGATGCAGTCTTGTTCTTGGCTTCCGATCAGGCAAAATACATTACCGGTCAGACACTTCATGTCAACGGCGGCATGTTGATGCCTTAAACCGTTTGTTTATTTAAAGGCCATCTGAATATTTCAGACGGCCCTTTTTGTCAATCAAAACACTATTTTACATTCTATCTTGATATAATCTTAATAATCCGTTAGATAACGCTCGAAACAGTAAATCTAAATAGTATGATACGGGAAATCAAATCGCAGGAATAAATTGCGTTCTGTGCGTTTTTATTTGGGTTTGCTGTCGGTTTTCGACGTGTTTCAGACGGCCTCTATATAACAATATTTACTTTTAATGAAAGGCCGCCCACTCTATGCACGAATTTTCCCTTGCTCACATTGTCATTGTTCTGTTGGTTGCCGTCATTACGGTTATCTGCTGTCGCAAATTCAACATTCCTTCCATGCTCGGTTATCTTTTGGTCGGTTTTATTGCCGGTCCGGGTATGTTCAGACTGATTCCGCAAAGCCACGCTACCGACTATTTGGGCGAAATCGGCATTGTGTTTCTGATGTTCAGCATCGGCCTCGAATTTTCCCTGCCTAAACTCAAGGCTATGCGCCGCCTCGTATTCGGTTTGGGCGGTTTGCAAGTCATCGTTACCATGCTCTCGATTATGGGCATTTTGATGGCGATGGGCACGCCGTTTAACTGGGCGTTTGCCACTGCGGGCGCACTGACCATGTCGTCCACCGCCATTGTCAGCCGCATTCTGTCGGAGAAAACCGAGCTGGGTCAGCCGCATGGTCAAATGGCCATGGGTGTTTTGCTGATGCAGGATATTGCCGTTGTACCGCTGATGATTCTGATTCCGGCGCTTGCCGGCGGCAGCGAAGGCAACTTGTGGGTAGAACTGGGCCTGGCCGGTTTAAAAATGTTGCTGACCTTGGGCATTTTGTTTGTTGTTGGCAGCCGTGTGATGTCGCGCTGGTTCAGACTGGTTGCTAAACGCAAATCGTCCGAACTCTTCATGATCAACGTTTTGCTGGTTACTTTGGGCGTAGCCTATCTGACAGAACTTGAAGGCCTGTCTATGGCATTGGGCGCATTCGTCGCCGGTATGCTGCTTTCCGAAACCGAATACCGTATTCAGGTGGAAGACGACATCCGCCCATTCCGCGACATCCTGCTGGGCTTTTTCTTCATCACCGTCGGTATGAAGCTGGATATTCAGGCGCTGATCGGCAATTGGCAGCAAATCCTGATTTTGTTGGTCATCCTGTTGGTCTTGAAAGCACTGGTCGTTTTCGTCATCGCTTTGCGCATGAAAAACCCTGTGGGCGACAGCCTCAAGAGTGCGCTTTATTTAGCGCAAGGCGGTGAGTTCGGCTTTGTGATGCTGGCCATTTCCAGCAAAATCAATATGGTTTCGCCCGAATTGGAACAAGCGGCCACCGCAGCCGTATTGCTCTCCATGATTGCCGCTCCATTCATTTTGGGCAGCAGCGATGCCATCATCGGCCGATTCGTCAAATCCGACTGGGACATGAAAGCCTTGGACTTGCACTCCATGCTGGTGGAAACCATGAGCAAATCCGAACACGTCCTGATTATCGGTTTCGGACGCGGCGGTCAATCGGT
Encoded proteins:
- the fabD gene encoding ACP S-malonyltransferase, whose amino-acid sequence is MSFAFFFPGQGSQSLGMMNGFAEQTIVKATFEEASAVLGQDLWAMINGEDAELIGQTVNTQPIMLAAGIATYRAYLEAGGKTPSVVAGHSLGEYTALVAAGALDFADAVKLVRLRAELMQSAVPQGVGAMAAILGLEDEQVKAICAEAAQGEVVEAVNFNSPGQVVIAGNTAAVERAMAAAKEAGAKRALPLPVSVPSHCSLMKPAAEKLAEALKDITIKQPQIRVIHNADVASYDDADKIKDALVRQLYSPVRWTETVNALVSEGITESAECGPGKVLAGLAKRINKEAVCSALTNADQVAAFIEAH
- a CDS encoding glycosyltransferase family 8 protein; its protein translation is MFEKEKLLTAVLPVRQRPPEKNTRHIVYAADQNYIRHIGTSMLSVLENNHFPIHFHLLVSGSESYDFSIFNHLETINPNYAVTVYHLNTEYFTTLQTNGYFTIAMYYRMCIPAILGGISDTALYLDTDVLCLGDISELFTIDLTGQLVAAAPDTMFRAYICKLNPVGFNDTAPYFNSGVLLFNIQNWNDSQTDNILQNKIEAVENANIRLSCPDQDILNLTCINKIRWLPDTYNWIHWQKKAYELNKNPNAIKLVHFTGHVKPWHVLGFHPVYDRYYQKSPWNEGYIHQPLNTWLPFPKPYQAFKQAAKRLSKQGDKKQAWAYYKEYLLRKINPNRFKAPDF
- a CDS encoding monovalent cation:proton antiporter family protein, yielding MHEFSLAHIVIVLLVAVITVICCRKFNIPSMLGYLLVGFIAGPGMFRLIPQSHATDYLGEIGIVFLMFSIGLEFSLPKLKAMRRLVFGLGGLQVIVTMLSIMGILMAMGTPFNWAFATAGALTMSSTAIVSRILSEKTELGQPHGQMAMGVLLMQDIAVVPLMILIPALAGGSEGNLWVELGLAGLKMLLTLGILFVVGSRVMSRWFRLVAKRKSSELFMINVLLVTLGVAYLTELEGLSMALGAFVAGMLLSETEYRIQVEDDIRPFRDILLGFFFITVGMKLDIQALIGNWQQILILLVILLVLKALVVFVIALRMKNPVGDSLKSALYLAQGGEFGFVMLAISSKINMVSPELEQAATAAVLLSMIAAPFILGSSDAIIGRFVKSDWDMKALDLHSMLVETMSKSEHVLIIGFGRGGQSVARVLAQEGIPYFALDLDIARVQVARNAGEPVSFGDAKRREVLEAAGLGRAKMVVITLNNMHETQHVLGNIMSMHPSMPVYVRATNDDYVKTFTEMGAEEAVSDTKETSLVLASYAMLGHGLSYNHVYQTITHIRHSRYASLQDLFIGSDDDSFSDEDSKAISRHAFPLHGEAHAIGKTIRELPLSAHHLKLLFIRRKTGKIQDLDPDFVLENGDILVVAGKQEEIISFENWCLQGDI
- the fabG gene encoding 3-oxoacyl-ACP reductase FabG, coding for MSTQDLSGKIALVTGASRGIGAAIADTLAAAGAKVIGTATSESGTAAISERLAQWGGEGRALNSAEPETIENLIVDIEKEFGKLDILVNNAGITRDNLLMRMKEEEWDDIMQVNLKSVFRASKAVLRGMMKQRAGRIINITSVVGVMGNAGQTNYAAAKAGLIGFSKSMAREVGSRGITVNCVAPGFIDTDMTRALPEETRKTFEAQTSLGKFGEAQDIADAVLFLASDQAKYITGQTLHVNGGMLMP